A segment of the Pirellulales bacterium genome:
GGCGAGAAGTACGCCCGCGAAAGCGGTCAGCTTCGCGATTCGGGAAAACTGGCGGAGGCCATCGAAACAGGAAAGAAAGCGCTGGCCATCTATCGCGAAGTGCGGGGCGACACAGACAACGATGTAGCCAGCGGCCTGGAATTCCTCGGCGACATGCTGGCGAAGCACGGAGACTTTGCCGCTGGGCGAAAGGCACTCGACGAGGGTCTGGCAACAAGGATCAAGCTTTTTGGCAATGTGCATTGGCAGGTGACCGACGCCCGGTTGACTTTGGATCACCTGCTTCTCATTGAAAAACTGACTCCGGAGCAACGCCAAAAGCTTGCCGATGCGGAAGAATTGAATGCCAAGGCCGCGACGCTTTTAAGGTAGGGCAAGTATC
Coding sequences within it:
- a CDS encoding tetratricopeptide repeat protein, giving the protein MARDSSPRRDAPRRVAAAVNCVSRLLYASLLVCGFCQAQQPAPERQLSPQQAERLQEGEKYARESGQLRDSGKLAEAIETGKKALAIYREVRGDTDNDVASGLEFLGDMLAKHGDFAAGRKALDEGLATRIKLFGNVHWQVTDARLTLDHLLLIEKLTPEQRQKLADAEELNAKAATLLR